The Malus domestica chromosome 17, GDT2T_hap1 genome contains the following window.
TGGAATATGCATTTACCCCACGCTTGTAGCATGCCATCCTCTGATAAAGCGATCACATGAACTGCCCCACAAGACACTTGACGGATAATCTGTGAAAGACTTTTTAGTAAGTAGAAGGTATTAAATTTGATAACCATCCACTCTACTCTAATAAAAGAATTCCGATTCCATTATATAGTGTTCCTTTAGTTAAGCATTTGATACGACAGGTATTCATATCTATCTTCTTGCAGGTTTTAGAGTTGTGATCTAAGACTTGGTCTCACTTTTAAATGCATTGCCTGCAGTGGCAAAAAACCCTAGTAGTTGTTCATCAACCAACCCAGGTAATGCCAAAAATCAAGGTTATTAAAATTAATGCCCCAACTTTTTCTTAATAGAACTAATTTACCtgataaaagaaaatgattttagcCACAACTGAAAGTTGATGAGCTCATACCGAGTCATTTGTAAATCGACTATCCAAACAAAATAGTAATTCTAATACCGTACAATTCCAACCTAAAAAGAAAAGCATAATGAATAGGAAGTGTAGCATACCGTGTTTGGAGTAAAGACTCCCCAAAACAAACGTGGAGAATTCGATCCCTGTATGAGAAGTAGGGGAAAAGGTTAAACAAATTATTATATCTGCCAAAAGGGAATGAAGTAGGAATGAAGCTACAGAAATTCATAGTAGGACCTGATTTTGCCCCCACACCCAAAGCCTTCTTGTTGAGACGGTTCCATCATTTTCACGAGGTTCTGCAATAGCTGCGGTACAATGTGCTCCACAAGACACAGATTTCACAAACTGTGTCTGTAATTGCTTCACTTTCTTCGGATTTTTTCTTCGCTCCTCCGTTCCATCTCCCAATTGGCTGAAGTCATTAGCTCCTGGTCAATTGCTTACACATCCAGGTTATCCAAAGTGCACATAAACCAAATATAATACATATTTACTCTATCAGCTACCGCAAACAAATGGCTAGTCCCCATCTTTGTAACCAACCATTTTCCAAACCAAAAGATGGCGATTTAAGACAGGAAATCGTCCCTTCCCACAAAGGAAATGATTGAACTCATAAATGGAAAGATCGTTATCACAAAAAACCATACCAAACAATTCAAAaatggaaatttaaaaaaaaaattaagacaataaaacaaaaagatgaAAGCTTAATTACCCCAAGTGAAAAGCGACCCATCGGAGGCAACAGCGGCGGTGTGCTCGCGGCCGCAAGCAATGTCCAGCCACCGCGAATTAGCCCCAGCCGTGCATCCAAAAAGCTCCGGCGAGAGCTGTTTCGGAATCCTCAACTGCCCCTCCTTCCCGTTCCGACCCGTCTGCCCGGACTGGTTGTAACCCCACACGTAAATCGCACTCTTCGTCGGAATACTCACCGGCCGGTTGCGACCCAGAAGATCATCAATTTCCATTTCCATGAATGCCCTTCACAAATTGAACCACAAAGTTACAACTTACAAGCCAACGAATTTAACAAAAAGTTAacaaattttaatccaattgaaGGAGAAAGTGGAGAATTGGGATTTTCTCGGCAtccaaacagagagagagagagagagagagagagagagagagagagagagagatacctaGAAGAGTCAAAGTgggaagaggaagaaagaagggaGAAACTGAAAAATGGTTGCCGTTAGTCGTTGGAGAAATGTAAAGAGGTAAATATATTGTGTTCCGAGAACTCCGGAGGCGGAGTCGGGTCGGGTCGAGTGGCTGAGGCCCTCATGCGTGTCACACGCACGCAGCTGCCTTCTAAATCAATGAAAATttcaaacccccccccccctcctttTCCACCAAAAATTTATGTATCTCTATTTTTGTTTAGGATGTGTTTTTACTACCAAACTCACTTATGTTTAGTAAAATTATCATCTCAACAATTagtaatttttgaaatttcactTTAAAGTTTCGTCCCTTTTTGTCATGTGTCGTTTATTTGAGAAAAACAACTTAGACGACTATCGTCAATGGAAATGTCAAAATTATTATAGTCAGATTATAATGGATGGCTGATATGGTAATTTGGAACCTTATGTCAAATTTTGTGTTTCTCTAACCAAATtgtcaaatattattttcttattaataTATAGCTTTAAATGGttgtatttattaaaaaaaaattgttgaaatGTTAGTGTAATAAGAGACACACCATTAagctaataaaaaataaatttgacgctattgtcaaatttgacatctaaTCACAAAGGTTTCAAATTCAGTCAGTAAACAACACTTCGGTTAGAAAAGTTTTTGATGTCAAATACGTATGTGGCATTTCCACCTAGAATCATCATGTAAAGTCTTTTGCCAATAAAACAAAgacatttgaataaaaaaacttaCACATTTATTTTATGGCCACAATACTATGTACTCGTTTCGTATAAGTTTTTACTGGAAAAGACTTTAGAGGGGGAAAATAAGTATTCCTATTATGCATTTTCCCTTCTAATTTTTTGGTCAAATGTGCCACTCGAGAATCGAGATTAGCTCTCCTTGACTTTTAAGGTGCGTGGCGTGGGTGCGGTTGGTGAAGCCTGAAGAAAAAAGGCGGTGGAAGAAGTTGAAAACGTCGGCAGGGCATCCATAAAGCCCCGACGTGCGAGTGCAAttgccttctccttctccaaAGACGCAAGCTTTTGATAAAATTACAGTCTTTACAGGCAGACAGGTAACGTAAGTACTTCGCAACTTCGAATGAAGGCATCAAATCGTTCTAATTTATTAGATTCATATGTTTCGTCAATCGTTGTATTTTAatttgtatggatgtgttggttGATGTTAAAACTGTTAAAAATGATATGAAATCTGAGTTAATTGGGTGACTTTTGATGTCAAAATTGCCGGCGGGAATTGTTCTTACTGGTTACTGCCGTTAATTTTGTGttgtttgtgtttgatttcGTGCAGAAATAGAAACATGGCTGGTGTGTCGGCTGGGAAGAAGCTCATTCAAATTGACATCGTGTCGGATACGGTGTGCCCGTGGTGCTTTGTGGGCAAGAGAAATCTTGAAAAAGCTTTTGAGGCATCTCGTGATCGATTCGACTTTGAGGTTCTCTGTTTTTCCTTgtgttgtttgttgttgttgttgatgttgatgctgttgttttttttccttcaccatgttgatgttgttgttgttgttgcttttGTTTAAAAGCTGTTTTTGACAACCAGAAGCTCTTCTAACCACGTTTGGTAGGAAAACATAAAAGTATTTCTAGGTCGTAGGAGCGCTTTCTAGCAGACGCACTTGAtatttttgataaaaattttaGCGTGTTTGTGTTTCTAGTAAACCCACTTATAGTGAAAGCGCTTATGAGCATAAGCGCATCCTGCAAAAGAAGTACCAAACGGACCCTAAGTGTATATAAGTTGTTGGCTTTGTGCTGTGCCATGATTCCATCCTAAATTGTTGTCACTGTATATGAACTTTTCAGGTTAGATGGCATCCATTCCAACTTAATCCCAATGCGCCTAAAGAAGGCGTTGATAAGAGAAGTTATTATGAGGAAAAATTTGGGACTAATAGGTCGAAACAAATGGAGGCTCGGATGGCAGAGGTATCGCTGCAATTCTATTCTATGAATCACCTGTACATACAGAACACTGAAATACATGTTTAGTCAATCCAGTCACTCACTGTCCCCTTTGACAATTGCAGATTTTCCGAAGCCACGGCCTGGAATATAACCTGTCCGGGCTCACGTAAGTGTAAAGGATACTTCTTTTTTGTCCTTTTCCATTGTTTCGCTGATTCCAAATTCGTAATGGAGGGAAAGCCCGGAAAAGCTTTTGTTAGAACTTGGATTGCAGTTTAGGTATTATGTTATTAACATTGTGTCGAAATTGTACAGTGGAAGTACTCTAGATAGCCACAGGCTTATCTATTTTGCTGGGCTTCAAGGGCATGATAAGCAACACGCTCTTGTGGCTGAACTATTTCTTGGATACTTCACACAGGCAAAATACATCGGGGACAGGTAATTGAGCAAAGTTTCGGACCAGTTTTTCATGACTTCACATCTGTATGCCTTAAGGGTTGTATTTAGTGATTTCTTCTCTTGTATACTTTGTGATACGCGTTAAATGTTGTGAACCCCTTTCATTCTAAGATGAACAAGATAAGCAGTTTTTATGGGAGAACAAACGATGTAGAAGTAAATGCTTTTACATCCTTAAATCTGAATTTAAGAGGCACAATTCAAATATTTGCAATTTGGATACAGGGAATTTCTTCTGGAAAGTGCTCAAAAGGTTGGAGTAGAAGGGGCAGCAGAGTTTCTTGAAGACCCCAACAATGGGCTCAATGAGGTTTGTTTACTGATTCCTTCGTGTTGCTATTATTTGCCAAGTTAACAAATGAGAACAGAATGTAGATTCGAAGATCAACTGATTCAACTTACAAGATTCTGTTTTTATGTACCTGGAGAGTAAATCTGACTAGAATTAGAAACAACCTTCTGTATTTTCGATATATCTGATGTTGCTCGTTATGATAAAATGAAGGTCAATGAAGAGCTCGAGAAGTACACAAGAAACATCAATGGAGTCCCACATTTTTTGGTGAGTGATGAAAACTCACATAAATGAATATGGAACTCTTGTTGGATTAGCTTAATAGATGCTGTACTTATGAATCCTTTGGTTCTTTCGACAGTTTAACAATGGAAAGCTTGCGTTAAGTGGCGGTCAACCGCCCGAGGTGTTCTTGAGAGCTTTTGAAGCAGCCACAAAGTGATGGAACCTTACATATACGAGCTTTCGCTCTCCATCTCCAATAAGAATCCAACCTTGGAAATATATTTTCAATACATATGAGTAATTTTCATCATGTTTGAGTGTGAATCGTGAACCTTATTTTTCACATGATGTAATAATGCCAATGGTGGCaatggtttgtttatatatgTCTATCCATGTGACACCCGGTTTTctctttttcctttattttgttcttggttATAGATCGCGGTGTTTTCACGAATCATATCGCTAGTAAGATTAAAATGCTTGaattttgacaattttttttgttagaaaaattacGACAACTGCAAGTCTGCAACGCCCACATCTATATCAATAGACAAACTTTGAAAGTCGTTTGAAAAACATTATTTGGGCCTTTTTTTCTTCATACAGATGATATCAAGGAGGAGGAATCGAAACAAATACTCGGTCAAAAGATTACATGTTATAAACGCTTGAACTACAAGTCGCTTGTGGAGTTATATTTCCATTTCATCACATCATGCCACAATATACTAGCTAGgtcaaaattttgtttacatGAAAACTCAAACTTAAAAAGGCATGTGAGCTACGTGGTAGGTTGTAAAACTCTCAAACGTGCGAAAGTCCACAAGGTTGTCCGAAACCCACTACGCCACGTGGCAGTTTTCATGAACAACTTTGAAACAAAAACATCATCAAATCCCCGTACCCTTTGATTTATCTTTTGCATGCACATTTCAATCAATATTAAACATGGCTAGAAGGAAAAAGCCTGTTGAAATTGATGTAGTTGCAGACACTGTGTGTCCGTGGTGCTTTGTGGCTaaaagaaatctggacaaagcTCTGGACCTCTGGTGGCAGGTAACGATCGATACGAGTTCGAGCTCCGGTGGCGTCGGTATCAACTCGATCGCGATGCGCCTTAAATAGGCACTCACAAGAGTATTATGCGAAAAAGCTCGGCAAAGATGTGTCCGAAGTTTCAAGTCACGTCTCAAATGTAAGAAGTCAAGCACCGAGAAATCTCAATGCATAAATATATACAAAGAGGGAGGAGGGAACCCTAGTTTATTTGAAGTACAGCCTCAAAGGGCACCCTATAAATTGTATTTCAGTGATCTGAATCGTCTAAAACAAGTGCAGAGGAAATACTTTAGACAGTCACAAGCTTATATGTTTTGGTGGGCAACAAGATCATGATAAGCAACATGATCTTGTCGATGAGATTTGTCTTGGATACTTCACAGAGGGGGAACACATTGGGGAGAGGTAGAAACTTAGTTTTGAgacccttttatttttattttttatgacttAGGAGGTAAAAGGTATTTGCAATTTGATTGCAAGGATTTTTTTCTGCAATGTGCTCAACGAGGTCTGTTCTTCGAGATATTTTGTCATACGACCAGAGATATATCATTTCCTTCCTATATCTCTCGTCACAAAACCATTGCGTCATGAGAGAGAAATAGACGATTGTGATTTAATGCTGACCTTGCTTGTTATGATAAAATGAAGGTAAAGGAAGAGCTCAAGAAGTACTTGGAGTAAAAGGAATCCCATATTTTGTCGTGGGTGATGAAAACTTCACATCCCATAAAAATGTATAActcgtttgataaccatttcggtAATTTTTTGGGGCAGATTATTGGAAAGGAAGAGTTGAGTGTTGCTCCGCCAACTAAGGTCTTTCTGGCTGCTTTCGAATCAGCCACAAAATGATACAACTTCACATCTCGAAGCATTCACTATGTAGCTCCAACAAGAATACGCAACCTTGGAAACATGTTTTAAATGCtgatcaattttcttttgttcaacAATTTTGTATGTTGTATTAGTGGTGTTAATGACAATTGCTAATCAAGCGAAATCACATGTGAATGTGCGATCTTGATTTACAGTCTAATAACATGTCAAATATTTCTGCATATAACTATCCCAATATGTATCCTTATTTATCCCGCTTTTAATTTTATCCGATATGAAAACATTCATCTGCATTAAGTATTTTGGAGCGCTAGTAACAATTCCCGATATATAATTAGGCTAATGTTGTTCGGTCTTTCTAATCTGATGTGAGATTTAAGAGATGCCATTAAGGGAGAAAGAAGTGAAAAgttaaatcataatttaaccTTCTACTCCACAGAAGACAATTACTGCTCAATGACCACAGTAATGCAAGAACTCATATGGAATGAATATTTACTCACAAGTTCTCAGAAATCAAGTTTATATGTACCATCAATTGACACTTTTCGACATGTGGTATTCACAATGAAAATCACTTCCTTGGTGTTCTCTCTCTTCCGAAGTTGTTGGATTCATCAACGACGCAAACCTTTTCGATCGCGATTAAGTCGTTTCATCGAATACCATCACCTACAAAGCGAAACATATAAATCCACAGTCAAAATACAGGTTGCAGGAGAAAAGCAACTTGCTTTATAACTATTTGTCATATCAGATGAAAAGCTTAGAGAAATAACTTTAGGATTGACTTCTAATTTTTTAATTGACCGTATGAATATGCAGCATATAATCGACAGTACAAAACCAAATTGCTTGATCGAGCAGCTCGAGTCCATGTGTGTTGGTGAGGGAGAAGGATATTCGAGTACTTCAggaccaaaaataaatagttaAAACATGCATAGCAATATATCGGCGATGGTGGAATTTTCCTATAACATAAGTAACACAAATACTTGACTGGAGTTGAAAGCTAAAAGCCGTCGCTACCTACAGATTATCATCATTATGAAAGAAAATGTTACCTTGCCACAAACAGGACAGCTTTCACTTCTCTCCATCCATTCATATATACAACCAAGGTGAAAATGATGAGagcattttgttattatttttgggttttcgtGTGTGTATTCTGCATAAATGGCAACAGAAAAAACATGAGAATTTAGATATCAGAAGTTATATACCATAAGGGTACACTTTCCAGAATCATAAACCAATCAACATTGCAACAAATATTGCAAATCCACTTAAGTGTGTTTAAGTCTCTTTCCAATCTTCGTGCCAAATTATTGGAGCGCAATTTCTAGGGGAGCAGAGCAAAGGCAACATGAAAATGTACCATTTACGTATGTAATTGAGTTGATTCAATTTGGTAAGCAAACACGTGCAATTAACAGAGTCCAAATAGGACCGTCATCATTCATGTTTGTGTACTTTCAAGTGGAAATGACCATCAGATCCACAAAAAAGTCAACATGAAGAAACTCTGCTACTACAGATTGAGGAAGAAGGACAAACACCGGTCAAAGAAAAATTACCTTCAAGACATGTTGGACAAACATCCTCGTCCTCTGATGATGAATAGAAGTTCCCAATTCCAGTTGTAGCTTTGGCCGATGAGAATTTCATTGAGGACTTGGAACGATGTTCTTTTGACCCATCTTCACAAGTAGAGCCATTCCATTTTTCTCCTGTACTCAAACTTTCAGAATCTGCATCGGTATCACTTCTTAGAGGTTCAGCCTCCTCATGAGAGTGACTTGAGCCCTTCTCCCGCCTAGAAATCAACCCATCGCGCTGCAAGCGAATGTATCTGGGGTCAGCATCATAAGGCAAGGGCCTTGGAGGCGAACGATACATGTCAGATAAGGAGTTGTCAAGTGATGCTGAGGAGTTCATTGATGCAGCCCCCTGAATGGATGAGGGGATCGAATGCACTTCCCCTCTTCTGAATAGTGATGTATACTGCAAAATATGGGAAGATAACAGGTTAtacttccatcttgaagaaagTTTTTATCATCAATATAAATATCTTAATAATCATCCATTTTAGTTTTTATAAGCTTCAAA
Protein-coding sequences here:
- the LOC103404657 gene encoding E3 ubiquitin-protein ligase At3g02290-like, producing the protein MGSVCCCLNSEDFEDYVNPNSSAYRDCACLNCFLQNFLNVYTSLFRRGEVHSIPSSIQGAASMNSSASLDNSLSDMYRSPPRPLPYDADPRYIRLQRDGLISRREKGSSHSHEEAEPLRSDTDADSESLSTGEKWNGSTCEDGSKEHRSKSSMKFSSAKATTGIGNFYSSSEDEDVCPTCLEEYTHENPKIITKCSHHFHLGCIYEWMERSESCPVCGKVMVFDETT
- the LOC103404656 gene encoding uncharacterized protein, translated to MAGVSAGKKLIQIDIVSDTVCPWCFVGKRNLEKAFEASRDRFDFEVRWHPFQLNPNAPKEGVDKRSYYEEKFGTNRSKQMEARMAEIFRSHGLEYNLSGLTGSTLDSHRLIYFAGLQGHDKQHALVAELFLGYFTQAKYIGDREFLLESAQKVGVEGAAEFLEDPNNGLNEVNEELEKYTRNINGVPHFLFNNGKLALSGGQPPEVFLRAFEAATK